A window from Culex pipiens pallens isolate TS chromosome 3, TS_CPP_V2, whole genome shotgun sequence encodes these proteins:
- the LOC120431630 gene encoding DNA polymerase subunit gamma-2, mitochondrial-like, which translates to MVGGKGIVGFRQLLEACRDNKFVALGLGDNVVDGFKLSPIGRMLRNNLRDEFRRGEAGTAVYEGSSGIPMRENLSFVKETFDPNVPFGVTIEERFANGKVPLNDSLTLNLDHGHTLSCRYLINPSTSSEFMYKVQRQRKIWWMRYACDPGRFFISDPRQDADTRVQSVAIKSRLGGEELTLEQLELFPADAAALDEELGDFRIKLGRTSSKRIRPSMLRLRQCVEVATLQIVLDAFESGGDASMRIHRKLAPFKCGIVCLSDDPALMPELRDLAKHLCNVLRKANLTVLDCSERNGGRSLAKQLHHLDSIAVPYCLLLRDQCLQNLGFTGFTPSVPAGWPSSPTPRPLR; encoded by the exons ATGGTTGGTGGGAAGGGGATTGTGGGCTTCCGGCAGCTGCTGGAAGCTTGTAGGGATAATAAATTTGTAGCGTTAGGTTTGGGGGATAATGTTGTGGACGGTTTTAAGCTGAGCCCGATTGGACGAATGTTGCGCAATAATCTGAGAGATGAGTTTAGACGAGGGGAAGCTGGAACAGCGGTGTACGAAGGAAGTTCTGGGATTCCGATGCGGGAGAACCTGAGCTTTGTAAAGGAAACCTTTGATCCGAATGTACCGTTTGGAGTTACAATAGAGGAGCGATTTGCGAACGGGAAGGTTCCCTTGAATGATTCCTTGACCCTTAATCTGGACCACGGTCACACGCTCTCCTGCCGATACCTGATCAACCCGTCGACCTCCAGCGAGTTCATGTACAAGGTCCAACGGCAGCGCAAGATTTGGTGGATGCGGTACGCGTGCGATCCGGGCCGGTTCTTCATTTCGGACCCTCGCCAGGACGCGGACACGCGCGTTCAATCCGTCGCCATCAAGAGTCGCCTTGGCGGAGAAGAACTCACGCTGGAACAGCTAGAACTCTTTCCGGCGGACGCCGCCGCCCTCGATGAAGAGCTGGGGGACTTTCGAATCAAGTTGGGCCGAACCAGCAGTAAAAGGATTCGGCCCAGTATGCTGCGGCTGCGTCAGTGCGTCGAAGTGGCCACGCTGCAGATCGTGCTGGATGCGTTTGAAAGTGGCGGCGATGCAAGCATGAGGATTCACCGCAAGCTGGCGCCGTTCAAGTGTGGCATCGTGTGTCTTTCCGACG ACCCCGCCCTGATGCCGGAGTTGCGCGACCTGGCCAAACACCTGTGCAACGTGCTGCGCAAAGCGAACCTTACCGTGCTCGACTGCTCCGAGCGTAACGGCGGTCGTTCCCTGGCCAAACAGCTGCACCACCTCGACTCGATTGCCGTCCCGTACTGCCTGCTGCTGCGCGACCAGTGTCTCCAGAATCTCGGATTTACCGGATTTACGCCTTCGGTCCCAGCTGGGTGGCCATCTTCTCCGACACCTCGGCCTTTGCGTTGA
- the LOC120431631 gene encoding origin recognition complex subunit 5-like, with product MKDFVAQLARLSPSRSYIVVLENADRVRDMDHNVLPMLLRLPKVTGLNVCVPVRAARVGFAV from the coding sequence ATGAAGGACTTTGTGGCCCAGCTGGCGCGACTGTCGCCCTCGCGAAGCTACATCGTCGTGCTGGAGAACGCCGACCGGGTGCGCGACATGGACCACAACGTGCTGCCAATGTTGCTGCGACTGCCGAAGGTGACCGGGCTGAACGTGTGCGTGCCAGTGCGTGCTGCTCGTGTCGGATTTGCCGTTTGA